Below is a window of Deltaproteobacteria bacterium DNA.
TTGGGCAACAATCCATAGCCTTTTCTGGACGCTTTTCCCGAAGTACTACGAGTAATCCGACCTTGGCTTCAAACACCAGAAACTAAGGGGGTCAGGCCGGGAATATGGCAATAGCCATACCCTAAGCAAGTTAATCATACCTTCCATTCCCCACTTTTGCAAAGCTCTTGCCTGGGTTTCTTTATCGAAAAGGGAGGCCGCCTGGTCGGAGATAGGAGGTTTTCTGGGCTTTGACCGGACGACCATCAGTAAGATCGTTTCCAAAATTAACTGATACGCTCGGGAACGCCGCAATTCACTGCCTGGCCCCAATCGATACCCCAGTAGGAATCTTTTTTCATACTTGTAAGTAATTAATCCTCAATCTTCATTACGATGTATCTCATCATGACAACTTGTACATACCGCAAGAAGATTCTCTTCTATATTTTCGCCACCTTTCACATGTGGCTCAATGTGGTGAAGTTCAAGGTGGCGGGGATCTGCCTTGTCCCATTGTTCCTGGTTCCACCCACATTCACGGCAAGAAAAATTGGGTCATCCTGGAAATGCGTACCTGAATGAATACCAGATCGGGTAAAAAGACAATTTAACACCGTTCGGCGCGCTTCGCTTGCTCACGGCAGGCAAGGTTCAGAAAAGATAATTCAACACAGAGGACACAGGGTTAAGGGTACACAGGGTCAATTCAATAGCTTTGTTTTTCCTTATGCACAGGGCGAAAGCTAATTGACCGCAAGTTAACGAAGTTTCGAGAAGTTTAAAACCAGGGCCTTATGGTTGGATCTTCTCTGTGAACCTCACTTGAAAAAAATCTGCCTGTCCTGAGCAAGCGTCAGCGCGTCGAAGGGTGGTGTGACCTTCAAGTCACGCCATCGGCGTGACTGTGTTAAATAAGCTTTTGATCATCAGGATTGCCGCGTCACTCTCGTCTCCCTCAATGCTCCTCGCAATGACAGCAAAATAATAATATAAGGTACGCATTAACCGGATGAACCAAACTTTGGGTTAAAGAGCTGCTCCCCGCGACATGCTTCCGACTTCGCTCTTTGAGCTATGGCAGTACAGGCAGGGAAACTCGATCACGCTCCGGGCGTGACCCGTGGCACGAATGCCGCATTCGGGGCGGTCTCGAGCAAACACTAGAGTGCCCTTCGACGCGCTCCCTCATTACCAACTGGTCGCTTGCTCAGGACAACTCGCCGCTGCTCGTGTCGAGCGGCTACCGCAACGTGGCCTGCCACGAGCAAACAAAAAGGCCTACCTCATTTTGAGGCGGCCTTTTTTGTGCGTCGAGTGGTGGAGGCGGCGGGAGTCGAACCCGCGTCCGGAAGCTATCAGCCTCGCGGCCCTACATGCTTAGTCCGTGTTTAATTTCTCCGCCGGCGATCCCACGGACAGGAATACCGGAAGATGAGCCCGGTTAAGGAGTCTCCCCTCATGACCGGGCGGCCTGAGGGAACAAGCCTGACCTTATGACATCACGACCCGCCGTTTCAGGCTCCGGCGGCGTGACGCTGACCGCGATTAAGCGGCCAGTGCGTAGCCAGTATCGTTGGCAGCTATTTACGACCGGTGTTTAACGAGGCCACCGGTACCTCGGCATGCGCCACGGGCGTCATTGACCCCCGTCGAAACCGACTCGCCCCCACAGTTATATTTTAACCACATATCGAGTTAATTCAAGGATATAAAAAAGGGTTCATCCCGTAAATGAGTGCCTGGATGAATACCAGATCGGGTAAAAAGACAATTTAACACAGAGTACACGGGGTTTCATCGGCCTTCGCGTAAAGCTACGGCCGGCAGGCAGGGTGACACAGGGCGAAAGCTTATTAACCGCAAGTTAACGAAGTTTCGAGAAGTTTAAAACCAGGGCCTTATGGTTGGATCTTCTCTGTGAATCTCTCCTGAAAAAACCCTGCCTGTCCCGAGCCTGTCGAACTGTTGAAGGGCACCCCATTGAACCTTGAACCTTGAACGTTGAACGTTCTTCATTTTTATCCCGTTAGGCGCAGGACCTTTCCTTTTTGCCCAGTTCATATATCATTCCACCTATGCCGAAGGAATTCCTCATATTCATCCTCTATCTCTTCTACGGCGGTGTCTTTTTCGCCATAGGGGTGGCGATTACATCCAAGGACACGAGTGCCAGCAATCTTGGCATCGCCAGGTATCTCTGGATTTTCGCGCTATTTGCCTACAGTCACGGGATCCACGAGTGGTTTGAAATGTATCTGAATCTGCAGTCTGAGCCTGTTGCCGCGCAACTTGCTGCAAACTTTCAAATCGCTCAGATAACGATAATGTTCATCTCCTTCGGCTTTCTTCTCCTTTTTGGAACCATGGTCATGGGGTACGTTCTCCCCGCAAAACGGCACTGGTTTTCCCTGTTCTCGGTGATCATTGTCGTAACGTGGTTCGGCCTGGTTCTGACGGCGGACAACAGGAGCTCGATGGACTTCTTTTCAATGGCTGACCTGCGCATGCGCACCATCATCGCTCTGCCGGCGGCGTTTCTATCGGGATGCGGCTTTTTCATCTTCTCCAGGACCGTTCTGCAAATAAGCAGAAAAGGGGGCCTTAATTTCGCCGGTGCCGGAATTTCCCTTATCCTCTATGGCCTTGCGACCGGTACGATCCCCTCAGGATCCATCGTTCCGTTGCTTGGCGTGCCGGTTGAATTTATTAGAGGGATAACCGCCTTCGCCATACTTCACTTCATCATGAACGCTCTGTACATCTTCGATGTGGAGAGAAAATCGCTGATCGAGGAGCGGCTCATGCGCTTCGCAAAGTCGGAGAAGCTCAGCTCCATGGGGAAACTTGCTGCAGGCATCGCCCACGAGATAAACAACCCCCTGGCAAACGCTTCCATCAATGTGGAGATGCTCAAGAAGGAACTGGCGCAGGGTCCTGAAGGGCCGTCTTTCCCCAAAAGGCTGACGGCCATCGAGGGAAATATCGACCGGGCTTCCAGGATAGTCCGGGAACTGCTTGATTTTTCCAGCGACAGGCCGGCAGAGTTTTCTTTGACCGGCATTGGCGATGTGATCCAGAGCACTCTTGATCTTGTGCGCGCCAAATGGAAGAGTCACAGCATCACCCTGGACATGGAGGGGTCTCCCGTCGTCCGTGCCATTCCATGGAAACTGGAGGAGGTTTTCCTTAACATCTTCATCAACGCCATCGACGCCATGCCTGATGGGGGGTCGATTCACGTTGAGGCCCGCGGGGAAAACGGGGAGGTCGTTGTCCGGGTTACTGACACCGGGACCGGCATCCCGACCGAACAGATCGACGCGGTGATGGATCCGTTCTTCACTACAAAAGAGGTCGGGGAGGGAACGGGCCTGGGCCTGTCCATCTGTTTCGGTATAATGGAGATGCACGGGGGCAAGATCGACATAGCGAGCAAAGAGGGCCGGGGGACCACAGTCACCCTGGTTTTTCCCCCGACGGAGGGAAAATATGTCCAGAATTCTGGTAGTTGATGACGACACGGAACTTCGGGAGAACCTGACCGAGATCCTGAAAAACGACGGATATGAGGTCCTTTCGGCAGATCGAAGCGAAAAGGCCATCGAGCTTCTGGACGATGAGCCGGTGGACCTGATTCTCCTCGACCTGATCATGCCCGGCATGGGGGGGATGGATGCAATCCCACTTTTCCAGAGAACCTGTCCCGGTGCAAGGATTATCGTTATTACGGCCTTTTCCACCGTGGGAAACGCGGTGGAGTCCATGAAGAAGGGGGCCAATGATTATATCGCAAAACCTTTCAAAATCGACGAACTCCTCACAACCGTGCGGAAAAACCTGGAAGAGGGACGGTTCTTATCCTGCAAGCTCTTCCTGGACATGGATGACACCTTCAGCAGTCTTGCCAACATCACACGCCGGAAGGTCCTCTACATCCTCGCCCAGGAGGGGACGGTCCGTTTCATGGACCTGGCCCGCAAGCTGGAAATGCCGGATCATACCAAGATGAACTTTCACCTGAAGGTCCTCAGGGAGAACGGCCTCATCGAACAGGATAAAAAGAAATCCTACATGCTTTCACCGGTGGGCCGACAGGTTAAGGAATGCCTTGATTTTATTGTAAAAAACCTTACCTCGTGAGGAAGTTCGAAAAAAGTTGAAGCCAAAGTGGTGAAGTTTAATTCACAACAATTCGCCTGTTTGTAAGAATCTTTCATCTGGATTAATCCTCCCTTCCCCGTATTTAATGATCTTGAACAATAATATTGATGACTTCGCAAAAAGTCATCAAAGCGCCCGGGGAGGGCGCTCAAATCAATGGCTTGCAGTGCAAGTCGTTGATTTGAAAGGAAAGTGAAACTGGTGGTCAAATAGGCGATCCTGCCGACAGGCCGCACCACTACTGAAATAGAGGAGGTTATGACAATGAAAACGATGAAGAGGACCATCCTTGCTATCCTTGCCGCAGCTTGCCTGTTGATGTTTTCCGCTGTGAGCTACGCTGCGCCCCCCGATTGGAATAAGGGCACTACTGATCAGAAAATAAGGACCCTTTCCGACCTTCAGCCTGGCCTCGGGACAGTCATGATCGAGTATGGCAACCGTTTCTCCACAGCATATTATGCGGCCAAGGGTGGCAATTGGGGCATGGCGGCCTACCAGTTGAAGGAAGCGGGCGAGATCCAGGAAGTTGGCGAGGCCACTCGACCGGCCCATGCCTCCGCCCTGAAGGATTTTGAGCACGCATATCTGGACAATTTGAACGATACGGTCAAAGCCAAGGACTGGAAGAAATTTAAGGCAGCATTCAATGAAACCGTTGATGGATGCAACGGCTGTCATGCGGCCAGCGGCCATTCGTATATCAAGTATCAGCTTCCGAAGTCCTCTCCGTCCCCCACTTCGGTTAAATAATAAATAAGCTATGGTGCATGATTGAACCGGGTTGCCGACTCCGGCAGCCTGTCAGAGATCTGAGGGGCCCTTCGGGGTCCCTTTTTTATTGCAATGGTGGAATGTCCAACGGCCCCTTCGGCAAGCTCCTTTCCCCTCGACAGGCTCGGGACAGGTGGCCTGACCCCGGTTTTTCGGTTTTTCTCGTATTTAATAATTCCTAAGCTATAATTGTTATTGAGGATGGATGTCTCGTGTTTTGCCCTTTTTTGGCCCATGCGATATTACAGCAGGGCTCCAGGAGGGAATATTCCGGCATTAAAAGGAGAAATGGGGGAAGGGATCATGAAGAGATTGCTGGTATTATTTTCGTTGTGTGCGCTGGCACTTATGGTGGCGCCCACGGCCCAGGCGTCGTTCTATGTCGGCTCCGAGCAGTGCTTCCAGTGCCATCAAGACCAGTACAACGACTGGCAATCCAGCGGGCATCCCTGGAAGCTGAGAAAGGCCGCCGAAGCAAAGTTCGCGAAGCTTCCGCTTCCGAAGGGGTATGCATGGAGGGACATTTCCTACGTTATCGGCGGGGCAAACAAGAAGTCCCGCTACATTGACCTGAACGGCTTTATCATCACCTCGGCAAAAGACGGGTCCGAAGCCAAGACCCAGTACAACCTTGATAACGGCTCATGGTCCTTCTATCACAAAGGGCAGAAAAAACCCTACAAGTGCGGCCCCTGCCACATGACCGCCTACAACCCCGGTGGTCACCAGGACGGTCTGCCCGGCATGATCGGGACCTGGATCGAGGACGGTATCGGGTGCGAGGAATGCCACGGTCCCGGAAGCGACCATATCACTGATCCGGCCAAGAACAAGGTGACCGTGGATTCGTCGGCGATCGCCTGCGGCAAGTGTCACCAGCGCGGCGGTATCGGGCCAAAGCCCCCAGCAAGCGGAGGCTTCATTCGCCACCACGAGCAGATCAACGAACTGCTCGCCGGCTCCCATAAGGAACTTGATTGTGTAGAGTGCCACGACCCACACCAAAGAGCGATCATGGTTGACGCGGCCAAGTGCGCCGAGTGCCATGACGGCGAGACGCAATCCTTCGCCAAGAGCCTCCACGGCAAGTCAGGCATCTCCTGCATCGAGTGCCATATGCCAAAGGTGACCAAGTCAGCCATCGCTGAAGCCAAATACGTAGGCGACGTGCGCACCCATATTTTCAAGATCAACACGGACGCCAATGGCGCGATGTTCACAACGGTGGAGAAGGATGGCACAAAATCCTCCTACGCCAACGGCGCCGTCACCCTCGAGTTCGCCTGCCTGCAGTGCCACGGCAGCCGGGACAAGAAGTGGGCGGCAAAATATGCCGGGAAGATTCACTAGCTCCTGGAGAGTATAATCCTGTCAGACATAAAGAAGGGGTCCTCCAGGACCCCTTCTTTAAATATGTCCATAAGTTCCCGTGGGACAGTTCGGGAGTCTTTTTCAGCCGGATTCCTTTCTATCCGCGCCGTTCCATCTCCCTGGCAATTTCCCGCTCCTGATCGCGTTGTTTGATGGTCTCCCGTTTGTCGTGCAGTTTCTTCCCGCGCCCCAATCCGAGTTCCAATTTAATCCGCCGGCCCTTGAGATAAAGCCGCAGGGGGACCAGAGTCAGCCCCTTTTCGGCCACCTTTCCGGTGAGTTTCCTGATCTCCCGTGCGTGCAGCAGGAGTTTGCGCTCTCTAAGCGGTTCGTGGTTGTTGATGTTGCCCTGAGTATATGGACTGATGTGGGCGCCTACAAGGAAGACCTCGCCGTCCCGTATGTCGGCGTAGCTCTCCTTGATATTGGCCTTCCCCTCCCGAATGGACTTTACCTCCGTGCCCACGAGGGAGATTCCGGCCTCGATGGTCTCTATAATTTCAAAGTTGTACCGCGCCTGGCGGTTAACGACTATTGTACGACCCGCTGTCATTCTCCGCCTCCCGATGAGCCCCTGATCTCGGTGTTAACCAGGGCACGGACCGCAACGACGCCGCGCCTTGATGCTTTCCACGGCCTCCATCTTCACCTCCAAAGTAGTACTGCTTTTTCAGATCATCCAGGCGGGTGGTCTTCGCCGACAGGTCGGACGCCCCCCAGGCAAGGAGGAAGCTTGCAAGAAGGAGGCTTATGAGATATCGTTCTTTTGCAAGCATAACAGATGGTTATAGAGATGCTACCATGAAAGACATACCCTGTCCCGTATGCAGAGCCGATGTTCCTCTGGATGGAACCGAGAGGAACGGTCAGACGGTTTTCTGCGCCTTTTGCTTATGTCCGCTCAAAGTTATCAGGCGATCACCGGATGATCCCATAACCCTTGTGGAGGATATATAAATTACATTGACCGGTACGGACAATCAACCACATAACGCCCAGGACTTTTTAGTCGACGCTATTCGGATCGCCCGGAGGGCCGGCCTGGTTCTCAAAAACAGGCTGACGACCGAGTTTGAGGTCGAATACAAAGGCGAGGTGGATCTCGTTACCGAGATGGATCACATAGCCCAGAATATCATTGCGGACGAAATAAGGACCGGCTATCCCGGGCATGGTATTCTGGCAGAGGAGGATCTCGATGACAAGGGGCTGGATGGCCACATCTGGATAGTTGATCCCCTCGACGGTACCATCAATTATGTCCACAGATTTCCTGTCTTCAGCGTATCCATAGCCATAGTCTACCGAGGGGAGACCATATGCGGGGTAGTCCATAACCCAATATCGGAGGAAACCTTCTCGGCAGTCAAAGGGGAGGGAGCATCCCTCAATGGACAACCAATATCCGTTTCCATAACAGCGGATCTCAACCGGAGTCTGCTGGCAACCGGTTTTCCATACAATATCAGGGATAACGATGAGACCAACCTGGATAACTTCGGCAAGATGGCGGTTCGAGCTCAGGGAATCAGGCGCTGTGGAAGCGCCGCCCTGGACCTGTGCTTCGTTGCGTGCGGCCGATTGGACGGTTTCTGGGAATTAAACCTGAAGCCGTGGGACATCGCGGCCGGCGTTCTCATTGTCAAGGAATCCGGGGGATTAGTGACCGATTTCGAGGGAAAACCTGTCATCCTGGATGGCGCAAGGGTTATCGCCTCAAATCAGAGGATCCACAGGGAGATGGTGCAGATCCTGGATTCTCATGCTCCGAGCAAGAGTAAGGACTGAGACGGTTGCCCCCGCTCGCCTGAGGACTCTGCTGCACACCCGTGCCGTAGCCCCGCTGGTATAAACATCGTCAAAAAGGATGAGCCGCATCCCGGCGAGGCTCCCGCCCTCCCCGTTCAAAACGTATCCATCCCGAGCGTTTCGCTCCCTTTCCTTCAGCCCAAGACCCACCTGGGGTTTCTCCTTCACCCTCGTGAGAGCCGCCGGCAATATGGGTACGTTTAATATTTCCGCCAGCGGCTTCGCCAACACCTCCGCCTGGTTGAAACCTCTCTTCATGAGCCTTTTAAAGTGTATGGGAACCGGGACAATCCCGTCCACAGGTGGAAGATCAATACCTTCCACACCCCTTTTCACCGCCCATTGAAGGGGTCCCAGGAGAGACAGTTTTCCCTGAAATTTCAGGAGGGTTATGGCCATGGCCAACTCGTCGCTATACCGGAAAAGTCCACGGCACCATTGGAATGGGGGTTTTTTCAGAATGCATCTCAGGCAGAGGTGGGGGTCATCGGGAACGCGGAAAGGCTCTCCGCATCGGCTGCAAACATAACTCGGCAGAGGTTCCATCACGGTCAGACATCGCTCACAGCAGTGGGGGAACCGCCCTTCCGCAGGCCCGCCGCAGAGCAGGCAGAAGGGGGGAAAGAGCGCATCGAGAAGGGAACGCTTAAGTTCTTTTGCTGACATGCCCGGGGTATGAGCAAAATGGATGCCACACCCCGTCCTGGACGGAAAATGTAGGGAAGTAACGTTCAAGGTCCGACGTTCAAGGTCCGACGTTCAACGGGATAAAGAACGTCTTCGCGTCCCTGTGTCCGCTTTCCCCTCTGGACTCTGGACTTTTGAGCCGGGATCCGGCTAGAATAACGGTTGTCCAGTCATCTCCCGGGGTTGGGGGACACCAAGGATTTTCAGAATCGTGGGTGCAACGTCGGCCAGGCGGCCCTGGCGGATTTCCGGTGCGCCCGGCCGAAACCCCGGCCCCACGAGGATGAGGGGAACGCGGTGGGTGGTGTGGGCAGTAAGGGGAATCCCATCAGAGTCCAGCATGGATTCGGCGTTTCCATGGTCTGCTGTAATGATCATGGTACCTCCCACCTCCTCAACCATGGCCGCCACCCTGCCGACACACCTGTCAACCTCCTCGATAGCGGCAACGGCGGCACTAAAAACGCCCGTGTGCCCAACCATGTCGGGATTGGCGTAGTTCACCAGGAGGAAATCGTACCTGCCTGAATCCAGTCTCGCAACAAGCTCGTTCGTTACGGCATCGGCGCTCATCTGAGGTTTGAGGTCGTAGGTCGGCACATCCTTGGGTGATGGGACAAGACAACGGTCCTCGCCCCTTAACGCGCGTTCCTCGCCTCCGTTGAAGAAGAAGGTGACATGGGCATATTTCTCCGTCTCGGCGATCCGGAACTGGGTCAGGCCATTCTCACTGAGAACCTCTCCCAAAATGCCGGTCAACGGAACCGGCGGGAAGGCCACTGGATAGGGGAAGTTTTCGTCGTATTCAGCAAGACAGACATAAACGGAAAGCTTCGGTATCTTCTCCCGCTTAAAACCGGAAAACAGATCATCATTCAATGCGTGGGTTATCTCCCTTGCCCGGTCGCTTCGAAAATTCATGAAGATCACACCATCGCCGTTCGAGATCCGCCCAACCGGTCCGGATGCGCTCCTTATCACTGAAGGCAGGATAAACTCGTCGGTTTCTCCCCTGTCATAAGCCGCTTTAACCGCGTCAGAGCCGCTGGAGGCGAAGATCCCTTCGCCCGACACCATGGCGCTGTAGGCCCTATGAACCCGCTCCCACCTGTTATCCCTGTCCATGGCATAAAAACGCCCGGATACGGTGGCCATCTCCGCGTTTCCGAGGGAGGCCAGGTGGGATTCCATTTCCCGGATGTGGTTGATGCCGCTGTTTGGGGGTGTGTCCCTGCCGTCCATGAAAGCGTGGACGAAGATTCTTTCCACATCATTTTGGGCGGCGAGGGAGACGAGGGCCTTTATCTGGTCGATGTGGCTGTGCACACCGCCATCGGACATGAGACCCATGACATGGAGGCTTCCTGAAGCATTCTTGATCCGCCTGAACGCCTCCAGAAAAACAGGATTTTTCTGGAAAGCTCCCGACCGGATGGCCTTGTTGATCCTCGTAAAATCCTGGTCAACGATCCTGCCGGCCCCGAGGTTGAGGTGCCCTACTTCCGAGTTGCCGATCTGTCCGTCCGGCAACCCCACATCCTCGCCGGAGGCGCCCAACGTAGAGGTCGGGAAACGTCGTACAAGAGCGTCCATGGCCGGGGTTCGGGCCGAAGCGATGGCGTCTTTGGAGTCGCCGGAGGATACTCCCCAGCCATCGAGGACCATCAATACTGCCGGAATCTTCCTGCTCATTTAATGGTCATCATCAATCCAGGTTCATCCGAAGACAACAGCCCTACTCCTGACTTTCGTATCGGGGGGCTGCGGCAGGCAACGCAGCAACCTCATCGAGCGCCGGAAGGGTCAGGGTATTCCATCTACTACACGATTCACACCGCGCAGACCATTTGCGGGTGGTGTACCCGCAATTACCGCACTGGTACTGAGGGCTCATCCCAAGGGAAATATCCATGTACTTTCGAAACTCCTCGACGGCATCTTCGAACCGCTCACGCTTTGCTTTGGCCTCTCCAAGGAGAGCGTGCAGGAACGGGGAATCGTATCGGAATGACTCGACCTTTTTCAAGGCCATCAGGCCCTGGTCCACCATTTCCAGGCGCAGGCATGTCTTGCCGTAGAAAAGGTTCAGGAAAACATCGTCGGGCATTTTCTCCAACAGTTCCTGATAGATCTCGATAAGC
It encodes the following:
- a CDS encoding response regulator, with product MSRILVVDDDTELRENLTEILKNDGYEVLSADRSEKAIELLDDEPVDLILLDLIMPGMGGMDAIPLFQRTCPGARIIVITAFSTVGNAVESMKKGANDYIAKPFKIDELLTTVRKNLEEGRFLSCKLFLDMDDTFSSLANITRRKVLYILAQEGTVRFMDLARKLEMPDHTKMNFHLKVLRENGLIEQDKKKSYMLSPVGRQVKECLDFIVKNLTS
- a CDS encoding inositol monophosphatase — its product is MRIARRAGLVLKNRLTTEFEVEYKGEVDLVTEMDHIAQNIIADEIRTGYPGHGILAEEDLDDKGLDGHIWIVDPLDGTINYVHRFPVFSVSIAIVYRGETICGVVHNPISEETFSAVKGEGASLNGQPISVSITADLNRSLLATGFPYNIRDNDETNLDNFGKMAVRAQGIRRCGSAALDLCFVACGRLDGFWELNLKPWDIAAGVLIVKESGGLVTDFEGKPVILDGARVIASNQRIHREMVQILDSHAPSKSKD
- a CDS encoding 2,3-bisphosphoglycerate-independent phosphoglycerate mutase; this encodes MSRKIPAVLMVLDGWGVSSGDSKDAIASARTPAMDALVRRFPTSTLGASGEDVGLPDGQIGNSEVGHLNLGAGRIVDQDFTRINKAIRSGAFQKNPVFLEAFRRIKNASGSLHVMGLMSDGGVHSHIDQIKALVSLAAQNDVERIFVHAFMDGRDTPPNSGINHIREMESHLASLGNAEMATVSGRFYAMDRDNRWERVHRAYSAMVSGEGIFASSGSDAVKAAYDRGETDEFILPSVIRSASGPVGRISNGDGVIFMNFRSDRAREITHALNDDLFSGFKREKIPKLSVYVCLAEYDENFPYPVAFPPVPLTGILGEVLSENGLTQFRIAETEKYAHVTFFFNGGEERALRGEDRCLVPSPKDVPTYDLKPQMSADAVTNELVARLDSGRYDFLLVNYANPDMVGHTGVFSAAVAAIEEVDRCVGRVAAMVEEVGGTMIITADHGNAESMLDSDGIPLTAHTTHRVPLILVGPGFRPGAPEIRQGRLADVAPTILKILGVPQPREMTGQPLF
- the smpB gene encoding SsrA-binding protein SmpB → MTAGRTIVVNRQARYNFEIIETIEAGISLVGTEVKSIREGKANIKESYADIRDGEVFLVGAHISPYTQGNINNHEPLRERKLLLHAREIRKLTGKVAEKGLTLVPLRLYLKGRRIKLELGLGRGKKLHDKRETIKQRDQEREIAREMERRG
- a CDS encoding sensor histidine kinase, coding for MPKEFLIFILYLFYGGVFFAIGVAITSKDTSASNLGIARYLWIFALFAYSHGIHEWFEMYLNLQSEPVAAQLAANFQIAQITIMFISFGFLLLFGTMVMGYVLPAKRHWFSLFSVIIVVTWFGLVLTADNRSSMDFFSMADLRMRTIIALPAAFLSGCGFFIFSRTVLQISRKGGLNFAGAGISLILYGLATGTIPSGSIVPLLGVPVEFIRGITAFAILHFIMNALYIFDVERKSLIEERLMRFAKSEKLSSMGKLAAGIAHEINNPLANASINVEMLKKELAQGPEGPSFPKRLTAIEGNIDRASRIVRELLDFSSDRPAEFSLTGIGDVIQSTLDLVRAKWKSHSITLDMEGSPVVRAIPWKLEEVFLNIFINAIDAMPDGGSIHVEARGENGEVVVRVTDTGTGIPTEQIDAVMDPFFTTKEVGEGTGLGLSICFGIMEMHGGKIDIASKEGRGTTVTLVFPPTEGKYVQNSGS
- a CDS encoding ComF family protein, yielding MSAKELKRSLLDALFPPFCLLCGGPAEGRFPHCCERCLTVMEPLPSYVCSRCGEPFRVPDDPHLCLRCILKKPPFQWCRGLFRYSDELAMAITLLKFQGKLSLLGPLQWAVKRGVEGIDLPPVDGIVPVPIHFKRLMKRGFNQAEVLAKPLAEILNVPILPAALTRVKEKPQVGLGLKERERNARDGYVLNGEGGSLAGMRLILFDDVYTSGATARVCSRVLRRAGATVSVLTLARSMRIQDLHHLPVDPLI